Proteins co-encoded in one Prevotella sp. E13-27 genomic window:
- a CDS encoding sulfatase-like hydrolase/transferase translates to MKQTALSLLALSAIASPSDAQKATPQRPNIVFILADDMGYGDLSCFGSKHVSTPNIDRLSSQGTTFTHCYAGSGISSPSRCSLMTGLHTGHSRIRDNQCPVGGRVGIKVNPRGDTTYIHRTNLMPCDTTIATVLSSAGYRTCLINKWHLDGYDPQAAPNHRGFHEFHGWTISTVHSNAPYYYPYYRFDGDQLVNIKANRNDRHVRHNTDISTDDAIAFIDRQQKKDEPFFLYLAYDAPHEPYIIDQHTWRWHDIDEPFTSPEAKENAQRYAALIEHMDAAVGRLMEHLEKRGLAENTLVIFASDNGAAVQAPLPQLNCNAGFRGRKAQLYEGGIRVPLIVYQPGRVPVRRLDNLVYFPDFMPTLASIATSKDDGSTDAKAADAVMPQNTDGMDISPLFFGSDADTNHRMLYWEFPGKQRAARLGKWKCVTIKKGAPLELYNLDEDPAEQNNLAKDYPEMVQLFDEAMRRMHTPSECWPLPEDK, encoded by the coding sequence ATGAAACAAACCGCACTGTCACTGTTGGCGCTGTCAGCCATAGCATCACCCTCGGATGCACAGAAAGCCACACCCCAACGTCCGAACATTGTTTTTATTTTAGCCGACGATATGGGCTATGGCGACCTCTCGTGTTTTGGAAGCAAGCATGTAAGCACGCCAAACATCGACCGTCTGTCCAGCCAAGGCACCACGTTCACCCACTGCTACGCCGGCAGCGGCATCTCATCACCCTCACGCTGTTCACTCATGACAGGTCTGCACACAGGCCATTCGCGTATTCGCGACAATCAGTGTCCTGTTGGCGGTCGCGTAGGCATCAAGGTGAACCCTCGCGGCGACACCACCTATATCCACCGCACCAACCTCATGCCCTGTGACACCACCATCGCCACAGTCCTTTCCTCAGCAGGCTATCGCACTTGTCTCATTAACAAGTGGCACCTCGATGGCTATGATCCGCAGGCAGCGCCCAACCACCGCGGCTTCCACGAGTTCCATGGCTGGACCATCTCTACAGTACATTCCAACGCACCATATTATTATCCGTACTATCGCTTCGACGGCGACCAGCTCGTAAACATCAAGGCGAACCGCAACGACCGTCATGTGCGTCACAATACCGACATCTCCACCGACGACGCCATCGCCTTCATAGACCGTCAGCAGAAGAAAGACGAGCCTTTCTTCCTCTATCTCGCCTATGATGCGCCCCACGAGCCATACATCATCGACCAGCACACTTGGCGCTGGCACGATATAGACGAACCGTTCACTTCGCCAGAGGCAAAGGAGAATGCACAGCGCTATGCAGCACTCATTGAACACATGGATGCAGCCGTAGGCCGGCTTATGGAACATCTTGAGAAACGCGGACTGGCAGAGAACACTCTCGTCATCTTTGCCAGCGACAACGGTGCCGCCGTTCAGGCACCACTGCCTCAGCTGAACTGTAATGCGGGGTTCCGCGGACGTAAGGCACAGCTCTACGAAGGAGGCATCCGTGTGCCGCTCATCGTTTATCAGCCAGGTCGTGTACCTGTGCGTCGTCTTGACAACCTGGTCTATTTCCCCGACTTCATGCCCACGCTCGCCAGCATTGCCACAAGCAAGGACGATGGCTCTACTGATGCAAAAGCCGCTGATGCCGTCATGCCACAGAATACTGATGGCATGGACATCTCACCACTGTTCTTCGGTAGCGATGCCGACACCAACCACCGCATGCTCTACTGGGAGTTCCCTGGCAAGCAACGTGCCGCACGCCTGGGCAAATGGAAGTGTGTTACAATAAAGAAAGGTGCACCACTCGAGCTCTATAACCTCGATGAAGACCCTGCTGAGCAGAATAATCTGGCCAAGGACTACCCCGAAATGGTGCAACTCTTCGACGAGGCTATGCGACGCATGCACACGCCCTCGGAATGCTGGCCACTACCTGAAGACAAATAA
- a CDS encoding HAD family hydrolase — protein sequence MIKDIKYIAFDADDTLWDCQGHFERVMQELYTLLEPWVDRQTAARELFATERKNMALLGYGTKAFTLSMIETALRVSHHKMSGDRLAWIQRECYTLLELPATPLPEVKETLDELSRQGWHMAVFTKGELLDQENKLRRSGLDGYFEHVEITSDKTEREFLNLCKRVGHKPEQLLMVGNSLKSDIAPALAIGASAVHIPFQVTWELEHSEPFEHPRLRNITHFGELLDILR from the coding sequence ATGATTAAGGATATTAAATATATAGCTTTCGATGCCGATGACACGTTGTGGGACTGTCAGGGACATTTCGAGCGGGTGATGCAGGAACTATACACGTTGCTGGAGCCATGGGTGGACCGCCAGACTGCTGCACGCGAGCTCTTTGCCACCGAGCGCAAGAACATGGCTCTGCTGGGCTATGGTACGAAGGCCTTCACTCTTTCGATGATAGAGACAGCGCTGAGAGTGTCGCACCACAAGATGAGCGGCGACCGTTTGGCATGGATTCAGCGCGAATGCTATACATTGCTTGAACTGCCAGCCACACCGCTGCCTGAGGTGAAGGAGACGCTGGACGAGCTGAGCCGACAGGGCTGGCATATGGCGGTCTTCACAAAAGGTGAGCTGCTTGACCAGGAGAACAAGCTGCGCCGATCAGGACTGGATGGCTACTTTGAGCATGTGGAGATAACGAGTGACAAGACCGAGCGTGAGTTCCTGAATCTTTGTAAGAGGGTGGGGCACAAGCCCGAACAGCTGCTCATGGTGGGTAACTCGCTGAAGAGCGACATAGCACCAGCGCTTGCCATAGGAGCATCGGCAGTACATATTCCATTCCAAGTGACATGGGAGCTGGAGCATAGCGAGCCTTTCGAGCATCCGCGTCTGCGAAACATTACTCACTTTGGTGAACTGCTCGACATCTTGCGATGA
- a CDS encoding ComEC/Rec2 family competence protein — protein MKIPSIEKAPLLPIAISLVAGILTGFNIDASISYPFLVVMAVLAFFLRKKPVAHTLTIVIATMLLGMVIAQREHRISHGYGYDGHERMCDVVITSELVEKRKTVAVDAVNVDNGEKLKCYVQKDSLSMKLMPGNGLRIMARIEGLSDDEKTSDYDRYLLRQGYAGRCFVKAEHWECRRLKLDKLSVVIRAQIRFLQWRHQLLERYRMADVSGDAYAVVAAMTLGDKTMLNDDLRDTYSISGASHVLALSGMHLGIICCLLLMLTMSRRRPRVLSQILLVIGIWGFAFLVGLPTSVVRSALMISIFAVFSLGYRTHMSVNLLCLAAVIILLCSPYAVYDVGFQLSFAAVMSIVVLMPMFFDERNPSFLVGCMAVSLAAQVGVAPIIAYHFGRFSTYFLLTNLVVVPAAYAIICGAFLTLLFPPLSIVLVWTVNTLNTILTMITRMPLASIEGLHPSMVQVALYYVFVAVMLAAYLIWKGDYPKSVNRWYKSS, from the coding sequence ATGAAAATACCGTCCATAGAAAAAGCACCTCTTCTTCCTATCGCAATAAGCCTTGTGGCAGGCATTCTGACAGGATTCAATATTGATGCCAGTATAAGCTACCCCTTTCTGGTGGTGATGGCTGTACTGGCATTCTTTTTGCGAAAAAAGCCTGTGGCCCATACACTGACGATAGTCATCGCGACAATGCTTTTGGGTATGGTTATTGCACAGAGGGAACATAGGATTAGTCATGGCTATGGCTACGATGGGCATGAAAGAATGTGCGACGTGGTCATAACATCGGAGCTTGTGGAGAAACGCAAGACGGTGGCTGTGGACGCGGTGAATGTGGATAATGGGGAGAAGCTGAAGTGCTATGTTCAGAAGGATAGTCTTTCTATGAAGCTGATGCCTGGCAACGGACTGAGGATAATGGCTCGCATAGAGGGACTTTCTGACGACGAAAAGACTTCCGACTATGACAGATACCTTCTCCGGCAAGGATATGCAGGACGTTGCTTCGTTAAGGCTGAGCATTGGGAGTGTCGAAGGTTGAAACTTGACAAACTGTCGGTTGTCATTCGTGCCCAGATAAGGTTCTTGCAGTGGCGCCATCAGTTGCTTGAACGTTACCGTATGGCAGATGTCTCTGGTGATGCCTATGCCGTGGTGGCTGCCATGACGCTTGGCGACAAGACAATGCTTAACGATGACTTGCGCGACACCTATTCCATTAGCGGTGCGTCACATGTGCTTGCTCTTAGTGGAATGCATCTCGGCATCATCTGTTGTCTGCTGCTGATGCTCACTATGAGTCGACGTCGACCACGCGTGCTGTCGCAGATATTACTCGTCATTGGCATCTGGGGCTTTGCCTTCCTTGTAGGGTTGCCTACAAGTGTAGTTCGTTCGGCACTGATGATAAGTATCTTTGCAGTGTTCTCGCTTGGTTACAGGACACACATGTCGGTGAACCTGCTGTGTCTGGCTGCTGTGATAATACTGTTGTGTAGCCCTTACGCTGTCTATGACGTGGGCTTTCAACTGTCTTTTGCTGCCGTGATGAGTATAGTGGTGCTTATGCCAATGTTTTTTGATGAACGTAACCCGTCTTTTCTTGTGGGGTGTATGGCGGTGTCGCTGGCAGCACAGGTGGGAGTGGCACCTATAATAGCCTATCACTTCGGACGCTTCTCCACTTATTTCCTGCTTACGAATCTTGTCGTGGTGCCTGCGGCATATGCCATAATCTGTGGCGCTTTCCTGACACTGCTGTTCCCGCCGCTGTCGATAGTACTAGTGTGGACGGTGAACACGCTGAACACAATACTCACCATGATAACGCGAATGCCACTTGCAAGCATCGAAGGGCTTCATCCCTCAATGGTGCAAGTGGCACTATACTATGTTTTTGTTGCCGTTATGTTGGCGGCTTATCTTATTTGGAAAGGCGATTACCCGAAGAGTGTGAACAGATGGTATAAAAGTTCATAG
- a CDS encoding ABC transporter ATP-binding protein, whose product MLKQFLSIMARYLKPYRKYLAWSVLLNFFSQWMNVFSFVVLIPILNILFKIDTTVYEYKPIDWSHIHKDDIINNGYAWVQEMITNHGAFITLVIMGIALIVMTAIKTAGYFASSAVMVPLRTGVVRDIRIQVYEKVLKLPLSFFSEERKGDIIARMSADVQCVEGSITSSIDMLIRQPIAILVCFFTLFTVSWQMTLFVLIVAPIAGWIMGVVSRKLKSQSAAVQGQWGDIIAQLDETLGGLRIIKAFIAEHKMAARFRFVNDEFRRGMNSMIIRQNAAHPMSEFLGTIIIVIVLWFGGSLILSESHLIDASTFIFYMVILYSVINPLKELSKATYQIPLGLASMDRIDFILKAENPIKEPENPEPMPSFEKEVELRDVSFSYIADRPVLKHINLTVPKGKTIALVGQSGSGKSTLVDLIPRYHDVNSGEVLIDGKNIKNVRISELRSLIGNVNQEAILFNDTFYNNITFGVENATMEQVIEAAKIANAHEFIMESEHGYDTMIGDRGGRLSGGQRQRVSIARAILKNPPILILDEATSALDTESERLVQEALERLMKSRTTIAIAHRLSTIKNADEIYVLYEGEIVERGQHEELIEKNGYYKRLYDMQQL is encoded by the coding sequence ATGCTGAAACAGTTTCTATCTATCATGGCACGCTACCTCAAGCCATATCGTAAATATTTGGCTTGGTCAGTGTTGCTGAACTTTTTCTCACAGTGGATGAATGTGTTCTCGTTCGTAGTGCTCATCCCTATTCTCAACATCCTTTTCAAAATCGACACGACAGTCTATGAGTATAAGCCCATTGACTGGTCACACATCCATAAGGACGATATCATAAACAACGGCTATGCATGGGTGCAGGAGATGATTACCAATCACGGCGCATTCATCACCCTTGTCATCATGGGTATAGCTCTTATCGTAATGACAGCCATCAAGACCGCAGGCTATTTCGCCTCTTCAGCCGTGATGGTGCCTCTACGTACAGGTGTTGTTCGCGACATCCGCATACAGGTCTATGAGAAAGTGCTGAAACTACCACTGAGCTTCTTCTCCGAAGAGCGCAAGGGCGATATCATTGCCCGTATGTCGGCCGACGTTCAGTGTGTCGAGGGATCTATAACCAGCTCTATCGACATGCTCATCCGTCAGCCCATCGCCATCCTCGTGTGTTTCTTCACCCTGTTCACCGTGAGCTGGCAGATGACCCTTTTCGTGCTCATCGTAGCCCCTATAGCCGGATGGATTATGGGCGTCGTGAGCCGTAAGCTGAAGAGCCAGTCAGCAGCCGTTCAGGGACAGTGGGGCGACATCATCGCCCAGCTTGACGAGACCCTCGGCGGATTGCGTATCATCAAGGCTTTCATTGCCGAGCACAAGATGGCCGCACGTTTCCGTTTTGTCAACGACGAGTTCCGCCGCGGCATGAACTCCATGATTATCCGTCAGAATGCCGCCCACCCGATGTCGGAGTTCCTCGGCACCATCATCATCGTCATCGTGCTCTGGTTTGGCGGCTCACTCATCCTTAGCGAGTCACATCTTATCGATGCCTCGACATTCATCTTCTACATGGTGATTCTATATAGTGTCATCAACCCATTGAAGGAGTTGTCTAAGGCTACCTATCAGATACCACTTGGCTTGGCATCAATGGACCGTATCGACTTCATACTGAAAGCTGAGAACCCCATCAAGGAGCCAGAGAATCCAGAGCCCATGCCTTCTTTCGAGAAAGAAGTTGAGCTTCGCGATGTGTCGTTCAGCTATATCGCTGACCGTCCGGTGCTGAAGCACATCAACCTCACCGTTCCGAAGGGCAAGACCATAGCTCTCGTAGGACAGTCAGGCTCAGGTAAGTCAACGCTCGTTGACCTCATACCTCGCTATCACGACGTGAACAGCGGCGAGGTGCTCATCGATGGTAAGAACATAAAGAATGTGCGCATATCAGAGCTCCGTTCGCTCATTGGTAATGTTAACCAGGAGGCTATCCTGTTCAATGACACATTCTATAACAACATCACGTTCGGTGTAGAGAATGCAACTATGGAACAGGTTATCGAAGCTGCAAAGATTGCCAATGCCCATGAGTTCATCATGGAGAGCGAACACGGCTACGACACTATGATTGGCGACCGTGGCGGACGACTCTCAGGCGGTCAGCGTCAGCGCGTGTCTATTGCCCGTGCCATCCTGAAGAACCCGCCAATTCTCATTCTTGACGAGGCTACCTCTGCGCTTGACACAGAGAGCGAACGCTTGGTACAGGAGGCTTTGGAGCGACTGATGAAGAGCCGCACCACCATTGCCATCGCCCACCGTCTGTCAACCATCAAGAACGCTGACGAGATATATGTGCTCTATGAAGGCGAGATTGTTGAGCGCGGTCAGCACGAAGAGCTTATTGAAAAGAACGGCTACTATAAGCGTCTGTATGACATGCAGCAGCTGTAA
- a CDS encoding LTA synthase family protein, which translates to MNFRSLRLLSPLTATLCNLVIAYAVYFLARIIYLLENLSYFSQGLTFNHLMELFGGGLMFDTSAILLTNSLYIVMMLFPLHLKEVAWYQKLCQALFLTVNGLALAVNLCDAVYFRFTMRRTTTTVFSEFSNEGNLGSIFLTETINHIYLVVIFVVIIWVMYRLYRKPAIKPNDFSWLHYSGAALLSLLLMTPLVIGGIRGGFTKAVRPITISNANQYAARPIEAALVLNTPFSLYRTIGKSVFVVPEYFSDEHEMASVYSPIHIPADSITMTKKNVVVLIVESFGREYIGALNEHLEDGKYKGYTPCIDSIISRSITFRHSYCNGRKSIDGMPSILASIPMFVEPFFLTPASMNHVDGIASLLAAEGYKTAFFHGAQRGSMGFMAFAKSIGFQEYYGREDFNEDKRFGGDNDFDGTWAIWDEPFLQYYATKMSEMKEPFMTAVFTASSHHPYVIPEKYKDVYPEEGIEIHKCIRYTDMALGRFFETASRESWFKNTIFIITSDHTNTSDHAFYQTDLGGFCSPIIIYEPGNADLMPEMQDKIAQQIDILPTVMGMLHYEKPYFGFGIDLLSTPADSTWAVNYMNGIYQYVKHGHVLQFDGQNTRAVYALSDSLMQNNLLNKVSHQQPMEKELKAIIQQYMERMTQDRLTP; encoded by the coding sequence ATGAATTTCAGAAGTCTAAGACTCTTATCCCCACTGACGGCTACGCTATGCAATCTTGTCATAGCCTATGCCGTCTATTTTCTGGCACGCATCATCTACCTGTTGGAGAACCTAAGCTATTTCTCGCAGGGTCTCACGTTCAATCACCTGATGGAGCTGTTTGGCGGTGGACTGATGTTCGACACTTCGGCCATCCTGCTTACCAACAGCCTCTATATCGTCATGATGCTCTTCCCGCTTCATCTGAAAGAGGTCGCCTGGTATCAGAAACTATGTCAGGCCCTGTTCCTGACTGTCAATGGGCTGGCATTAGCTGTCAATCTGTGTGATGCCGTCTATTTCCGCTTCACGATGAGACGAACCACAACGACAGTGTTTAGCGAGTTCTCTAACGAAGGCAATCTGGGAAGCATCTTCCTAACAGAGACAATCAACCACATATATCTTGTCGTTATCTTTGTGGTTATCATATGGGTGATGTACCGGCTATACAGGAAGCCTGCCATCAAGCCAAACGACTTCTCATGGCTTCACTATAGCGGAGCCGCACTGCTATCACTACTCCTCATGACGCCATTGGTGATTGGCGGTATAAGAGGTGGATTCACAAAGGCCGTGCGCCCTATAACCATCTCGAATGCAAACCAGTATGCCGCGCGTCCCATAGAGGCAGCATTGGTATTGAACACACCTTTCTCGCTCTACCGCACCATCGGCAAGTCTGTGTTCGTCGTACCAGAGTATTTCTCCGACGAGCATGAGATGGCATCTGTTTATTCTCCCATCCACATACCTGCCGACAGCATCACGATGACAAAGAAGAACGTCGTGGTTCTCATTGTCGAGAGTTTCGGTCGCGAATATATCGGAGCACTAAACGAGCATTTGGAAGATGGCAAATACAAAGGCTACACCCCATGCATAGACTCTATCATAAGCCGAAGCATCACCTTCCGTCACTCTTACTGCAATGGTAGGAAGAGCATCGATGGCATGCCCTCTATTCTGGCATCCATTCCCATGTTCGTGGAACCGTTCTTCCTTACTCCCGCCTCAATGAACCACGTTGATGGCATAGCATCGTTGCTGGCAGCCGAAGGCTACAAGACAGCCTTCTTCCACGGAGCACAACGCGGCTCCATGGGATTCATGGCTTTCGCCAAGAGCATCGGCTTTCAGGAATACTACGGCCGTGAGGACTTCAACGAAGACAAGCGCTTCGGAGGTGACAATGATTTCGACGGAACCTGGGCTATCTGGGACGAGCCGTTCCTGCAATACTATGCTACGAAGATGTCTGAGATGAAAGAGCCTTTCATGACAGCTGTCTTCACCGCATCGAGCCATCATCCTTACGTCATACCAGAGAAATACAAGGATGTCTATCCAGAGGAAGGCATCGAGATACACAAGTGCATACGCTATACCGACATGGCGCTGGGACGTTTTTTTGAGACTGCAAGTAGAGAGTCGTGGTTTAAGAACACAATCTTCATCATCACCAGCGACCACACTAACACCAGCGACCATGCCTTCTATCAGACTGACCTCGGGGGATTCTGCTCACCTATTATTATATATGAGCCAGGTAATGCTGACCTTATGCCTGAGATGCAGGACAAGATTGCCCAGCAGATCGACATACTGCCAACGGTCATGGGCATGCTCCATTATGAAAAGCCATACTTCGGCTTCGGCATCGACTTGCTTAGCACCCCTGCCGACAGCACTTGGGCTGTTAACTACATGAACGGCATCTATCAGTATGTAAAACACGGTCATGTGCTACAGTTCGATGGTCAGAACACACGTGCTGTCTATGCCCTCAGCGACTCACTCATGCAGAACAACCTGCTGAACAAAGTAAGCCATCAACAACCAATGGAAAAAGAGTTGAAAGCTATCATACAGCAATATATGGAACGAATGACACAAGACCGGCTCACACCGTAA
- the miaB gene encoding tRNA (N6-isopentenyl adenosine(37)-C2)-methylthiotransferase MiaB has translation MKKLFIETYGCQMNVADSEVVASVMKMAGYEACENVEEADAVFLNTCSVRDNAEQKIYHRLEALNNQKRKRPLIIGVLGCMAERVQQDLLENHGADLVAGPDAYLSLPDLVAQAELGHKAINIELSTTETYRDIVPQRLHGAKIGGFVSIMRGCNNFCHYCIVPYTRGRERSRDVESILREVRDLRDRGYKEVTLLGQNVNSYNFEGFDFPKLLRAVAHEVPEMRIRFTTSHPKDMSDETLHVIAEEPNVCKHIHLPVQSGSDRILKLMNRKYTREWYLDRVAAIRRIIPDCGLSTDIFVGYHSETEEDHQLSLSLMREVGYDSAFMFKYSERPGTYASKHLPDDVPEEEKIRRLNEMIALQTQLSAEANKRDEGKEFDVLLESFSKRSREQLMGRTEQNKAVVVDKGSHHIGETVRVRITGSTSATLLGEII, from the coding sequence ATGAAAAAACTATTTATTGAAACCTATGGCTGTCAGATGAATGTTGCTGACTCCGAGGTTGTAGCGTCAGTCATGAAGATGGCTGGTTATGAAGCATGTGAGAATGTAGAAGAGGCTGACGCTGTGTTCTTGAACACTTGCTCTGTTCGTGACAATGCAGAGCAGAAGATATATCACCGTTTAGAAGCATTAAACAACCAGAAGCGCAAACGCCCGCTAATCATTGGCGTGCTCGGCTGCATGGCAGAGCGTGTTCAGCAGGACCTGCTTGAGAATCATGGTGCCGACCTCGTGGCAGGTCCCGACGCCTATCTGTCACTTCCCGACCTTGTAGCACAGGCAGAGCTTGGCCACAAGGCAATAAACATTGAGCTTTCTACGACCGAGACCTACCGCGACATCGTACCTCAGCGCCTGCATGGTGCAAAGATAGGTGGTTTCGTGAGCATCATGCGTGGCTGCAACAACTTCTGCCACTACTGTATTGTTCCCTACACTCGCGGACGTGAGCGCAGTCGCGACGTGGAGAGCATCCTGCGCGAGGTACGTGACCTTCGCGACCGTGGCTACAAAGAGGTCACGCTGTTAGGACAGAATGTCAACTCATATAATTTTGAAGGCTTCGACTTCCCGAAGCTTCTTAGAGCCGTAGCTCATGAGGTTCCCGAGATGCGCATACGCTTCACCACCTCTCACCCGAAGGACATGAGCGACGAGACGCTCCATGTCATTGCCGAGGAGCCCAACGTATGCAAGCACATCCACCTGCCAGTACAGAGCGGCAGTGACCGTATCCTGAAACTCATGAACCGCAAATATACCCGTGAATGGTATCTGGACCGTGTTGCCGCCATTCGCCGCATCATACCCGACTGCGGCCTTTCCACCGACATCTTTGTGGGCTATCACTCCGAGACAGAAGAGGATCATCAGCTGAGCCTGTCGCTTATGCGTGAGGTGGGCTACGACTCTGCCTTCATGTTCAAGTATAGCGAGCGTCCTGGAACCTACGCCTCTAAGCATCTTCCCGACGACGTGCCCGAGGAAGAGAAGATTCGCCGTCTGAACGAGATGATTGCCCTGCAGACACAGCTCTCGGCAGAAGCAAACAAACGCGACGAAGGCAAGGAGTTCGATGTGCTCCTTGAGAGTTTCTCAAAGCGCAGCCGTGAACAGCTCATGGGACGCACTGAGCAGAACAAGGCCGTGGTCGTAGATAAAGGTTCCCACCATATTGGTGAGACGGTACGTGTTCGCATAACAGGGTCAACAAGTGCCACACTATTGGGTGAAATAATCTGA
- a CDS encoding tetratricopeptide repeat protein, with amino-acid sequence MDQILEGQAKKCQKSLQKLRKHIEGIGGVEKCATVHNLIIDIIEALENGKSVDDLHNICETLVSEVSDYTDLDLKQHAETFASNVKKLKQKADYQDFMQVMTLDQTSEDALFWTRQDQKQDQGLDFDTLWNGAVYAFQHNEDLDMAYSVFESFANQGYNPAYYYLGRMYESGMHVTKDASKAFECYMKGAQDNNSFSADTDCMVRVHYCYENGIGVAKDHKKALMWLESAVDKGSASAMHLMANHILFNDTSRAQRGVELAKKAVDLGYNPANLLLCYAYINGVGVGRNLNTAETYLRAAENAGVDNCNMFRDMLAQARRSGSQQTTQQTSSSSSSSSSSSSSDSSSSSGCGCLITIALIGLGWYYGWFNSAWNWVSDIFDGSSEKMYVISDKTDVLLDDKSSAQVIGTVKYSDEVKGYEKVGELYRVKANGEEGYIADSCICTEEEWSLLESMWGDEAAKEKIAKANYRKALIEFRKNIITDRTMKIYGSDSDGRNIYTSKKVGENGCLAFIVESRETEERLAVLYLIDSNGNLTMDTNDDTVRPGQYIKSIGKNKKGVYYFQYGGKARAAKKTETKQQTEKSEQTQPSQPETAPKQETERTKEVTKPVQQDNKQEKKQQKTQQKEPEPEPENKGTGFSLQRVNNIPE; translated from the coding sequence ATGGATCAGATCTTAGAAGGGCAGGCGAAGAAATGTCAGAAAAGTCTGCAAAAGCTGCGTAAGCATATAGAAGGAATCGGTGGTGTAGAGAAATGCGCCACCGTCCACAATCTTATCATTGACATCATTGAGGCACTGGAGAACGGCAAGTCGGTCGACGACCTGCACAACATCTGTGAAACGCTCGTTTCCGAGGTCAGTGACTATACCGACCTTGATCTGAAGCAGCATGCCGAGACCTTTGCATCAAATGTCAAGAAGCTAAAGCAGAAAGCAGACTATCAGGACTTCATGCAGGTGATGACCCTGGATCAGACATCAGAGGACGCTCTCTTCTGGACACGACAGGATCAGAAGCAAGACCAGGGTTTGGACTTTGATACGCTTTGGAACGGAGCCGTTTATGCCTTCCAGCACAATGAAGACCTGGATATGGCATACTCGGTCTTCGAGTCATTCGCAAATCAGGGATATAACCCCGCATATTACTATCTGGGACGCATGTACGAGTCAGGCATGCACGTTACGAAGGATGCCTCTAAAGCATTCGAGTGTTACATGAAAGGTGCCCAAGATAACAACAGCTTCAGCGCCGATACCGACTGTATGGTGCGTGTTCACTACTGTTACGAGAACGGCATTGGAGTAGCCAAAGATCACAAGAAGGCGTTGATGTGGCTTGAGAGTGCTGTTGATAAGGGTTCTGCATCAGCTATGCACCTCATGGCAAACCATATCCTATTCAATGACACATCACGTGCACAGCGTGGTGTTGAACTGGCTAAGAAGGCTGTTGACCTCGGATACAATCCTGCAAACCTGTTGTTATGCTATGCATATATTAACGGTGTCGGTGTAGGGCGCAACCTCAATACTGCAGAGACTTATCTGCGTGCAGCAGAGAATGCGGGTGTTGACAACTGCAACATGTTCCGCGACATGTTGGCTCAAGCTCGTCGTAGCGGTTCACAGCAAACGACACAACAGACCTCATCATCATCGAGCAGTTCTTCAAGCAGTAGTAGCAGCGACTCGAGCAGCAGTAGCGGCTGCGGCTGTCTGATAACTATTGCGCTCATCGGTCTGGGTTGGTACTACGGATGGTTTAACTCTGCGTGGAACTGGGTTTCTGACATCTTCGATGGCTCAAGCGAGAAGATGTATGTCATCTCTGACAAGACCGACGTGCTCCTTGATGACAAGAGCAGTGCACAGGTCATCGGCACTGTCAAGTATAGCGATGAAGTGAAAGGCTATGAGAAGGTAGGCGAGCTGTATAGAGTGAAAGCCAACGGTGAAGAAGGTTATATTGCCGACAGCTGTATCTGCACCGAGGAGGAGTGGAGCCTGCTCGAAAGTATGTGGGGCGATGAAGCTGCAAAAGAGAAGATTGCCAAAGCCAATTACAGGAAAGCCCTCATCGAATTCCGCAAGAACATTATCACCGACAGGACGATGAAGATCTACGGAAGCGACTCCGACGGACGTAATATCTACACGAGTAAGAAGGTTGGTGAAAATGGATGTCTCGCCTTTATTGTTGAGAGCCGTGAAACGGAAGAGCGTCTTGCTGTGCTCTACCTCATCGACTCTAACGGTAACTTGACGATGGACACCAACGACGACACCGTACGCCCAGGACAGTACATCAAGTCTATTGGCAAGAACAAGAAGGGAGTCTATTACTTCCAGTATGGCGGAAAGGCAAGAGCTGCAAAGAAGACTGAAACAAAGCAACAGACGGAAAAGTCTGAGCAGACGCAGCCTTCTCAGCCAGAGACCGCACCGAAACAGGAGACAGAGCGCACTAAAGAAGTGACAAAGCCTGTACAACAGGATAACAAACAAGAAAAGAAGCAACAGAAAACACAACAAAAAGAACCAGAGCCCGAGCCTGAGAACAAGGGTACCGGTTTCTCTTTGCAACGAGTAAATAATATTCCGGAATAA